A single window of Chitinophaga sp. XS-30 DNA harbors:
- the prmA gene encoding 50S ribosomal protein L11 methyltransferase: MSHIAITVSAPSGLKDILVAQLSDAGYEGFEETAETLVAYIPETLFDEAVLQGILHDHGVDYTKETIAQANWNAVWESSFEPVLVEGFCGIRAAFHAPLEGKVLHEIIITPKMSFGTGHHATTYSMIKLMRDVDFAGKEVFDFGTGTGILAILAEKLGAARVDAIDIDSWAVENSLENAAANGAGRVQIWQADQLDNITSQQYDILLANINRNILLANMGHMKKILKMGGLLILSGILQEDEPAIVKAAAMENLYPARKSLREHWLALSFRAD, translated from the coding sequence ATGTCACACATCGCCATCACGGTATCCGCACCCTCCGGACTGAAAGATATACTGGTAGCCCAACTCTCCGATGCCGGTTATGAAGGCTTTGAAGAAACGGCCGAAACGCTGGTGGCCTACATTCCTGAAACGTTATTCGATGAAGCTGTTTTGCAGGGCATCCTGCATGATCACGGAGTGGACTATACGAAAGAAACGATCGCCCAGGCGAATTGGAACGCAGTCTGGGAAAGCAGTTTCGAGCCCGTACTGGTGGAAGGTTTCTGCGGTATCCGCGCCGCTTTTCACGCGCCGCTGGAAGGGAAGGTGTTGCATGAGATCATCATCACACCCAAAATGTCTTTCGGTACCGGTCATCATGCCACCACCTATTCCATGATAAAGCTGATGCGGGATGTGGATTTTGCCGGGAAGGAAGTGTTCGATTTCGGCACCGGCACCGGTATTCTGGCTATCCTGGCGGAGAAACTCGGCGCCGCAAGGGTGGATGCGATCGATATTGACAGCTGGGCCGTAGAGAACTCACTGGAGAATGCCGCAGCCAACGGTGCAGGCCGGGTACAGATCTGGCAGGCCGATCAGCTCGATAATATTACATCGCAGCAGTACGACATCCTCCTGGCGAATATCAACCGTAATATCCTGCTAGCCAATATGGGTCATATGAAAAAAATATTGAAGATGGGTGGATTGTTGATTTTGAGTGGTATCTTGCAGGAAGATGAACCAGCCATTGTGAAAGCCGCAGCTATGGAAAACCTTTATCCAGCGCGTAAATCCCTCAGGGAGCATTGGCTTGCGCTTTCTTTCAGGGCTGACTAG
- a CDS encoding transglutaminase-like domain-containing protein, giving the protein MNETREINALFHLLDDPDQEVFDTVANKILLFGKEIIPNLEHLWENTFDESIQERIELLIHRVHYMDLQEAMRIWATTGTQDLLQGAILAARYQYPDLAATQVNTEIERIKRNIWLELNNYLTPLEQINVLNSMIYNYFGLKGEEVSYNRKNQFFINQVIEAKKGNPITNGIIYQALCNMLDLPVYAVNIPRQFILAYFDTFYDFTEPADPGDYRILFFIDPIQGQIYTQQDVETYFKRVNVPALPAYYKPQSNTRIIQFLLEEMAKCFRDEKELYKKDELMNLSQILE; this is encoded by the coding sequence TTGAACGAAACCAGGGAAATAAACGCATTATTCCATCTGCTGGATGATCCGGATCAGGAAGTGTTTGACACTGTGGCAAACAAGATACTGCTGTTCGGCAAGGAGATCATTCCCAACCTGGAGCATCTTTGGGAGAATACTTTCGATGAATCCATCCAGGAAAGGATAGAACTGCTCATTCACCGCGTGCATTACATGGACCTTCAGGAGGCCATGCGCATCTGGGCCACAACCGGTACGCAGGACCTGCTGCAGGGCGCCATCCTCGCTGCCCGGTATCAGTACCCGGACCTGGCAGCCACGCAGGTAAACACAGAGATAGAGCGCATTAAACGCAACATATGGCTGGAACTGAATAACTACCTCACGCCGCTGGAGCAGATCAACGTGCTGAACAGCATGATCTACAACTACTTCGGGCTGAAAGGTGAGGAAGTGTCCTACAACCGCAAGAACCAGTTCTTCATCAACCAGGTGATCGAAGCCAAAAAAGGCAATCCCATCACCAACGGCATCATCTACCAGGCGTTGTGCAATATGCTGGACCTGCCGGTGTATGCCGTGAATATTCCCCGCCAGTTCATCCTGGCTTATTTCGATACTTTCTACGATTTTACGGAACCCGCAGACCCCGGGGACTACCGCATCCTCTTCTTCATCGACCCCATACAGGGGCAGATCTATACGCAGCAGGACGTGGAAACCTACTTCAAAAGAGTGAATGTTCCCGCCCTGCCGGCCTACTACAAACCGCAGAGCAATACCCGCATCATCCAGTTCCTGCTGGAAGAAATGGCCAAATGCTTCCGGGACGAAAAAGAGTTGTATAAGAAAGACGAGCTGATGAATTTATCGCAGATATTGGAGTAG
- the plsY gene encoding glycerol-3-phosphate 1-O-acyltransferase PlsY — translation MTELLLLIGAYLIGSFATAVWVSKGVFGMDIREHGSGNAGATNTFRVLGPKAGTFVMLVDMLKGILAVRLSYLVPIYDSPEHITQLVNLQIGLGLAAVVGHIFPIWAGFRGGKGIATLFGMVLAIQPLVALCCVGVFLMILFLTRYVSLSSIIASIAFPVLILFIFREKELFYRIFAIAVALMVVLTHQKNIARLLTGNESKVPLFRNRKNKEDEE, via the coding sequence ATGACAGAATTATTGCTACTTATTGGTGCCTATCTGATAGGCTCTTTTGCCACCGCTGTATGGGTCAGCAAAGGGGTTTTCGGTATGGATATCCGTGAGCATGGGTCCGGTAATGCCGGGGCGACCAACACCTTCCGGGTACTTGGCCCGAAGGCCGGTACATTCGTGATGCTCGTGGATATGCTGAAAGGTATTCTGGCTGTAAGACTTTCTTATCTTGTACCTATTTACGATTCACCGGAACATATCACCCAACTTGTCAATTTGCAGATCGGTTTGGGACTTGCCGCAGTAGTGGGCCATATCTTCCCTATCTGGGCCGGGTTCCGCGGCGGCAAGGGTATTGCCACCCTATTTGGTATGGTGCTGGCTATTCAGCCCCTGGTAGCGCTGTGCTGCGTAGGGGTGTTCCTGATGATCCTTTTTCTGACCCGTTATGTTTCCTTGAGTTCCATTATTGCCAGCATCGCATTCCCGGTACTCATTCTGTTCATCTTCCGGGAGAAGGAGTTGTTTTACCGCATCTTTGCGATCGCGGTGGCGCTGATGGTGGTACTCACCCACCAGAAGAACATTGCCCGCCTGCTGACCGGCAATGAATCCAAGGTGCCCTTGTTCAGGAACCGCAAGAACAAGGAAGACGAGGAATAA
- a CDS encoding M48 family metallopeptidase, with product MKKVALFLFAGAGLIYACTRVPITGRSQLNLIPESTMQSMALQEYQSFLSQNKAVSPSVSKDAEMVKRVGGRIAQAVTTYMAQNNLGNEVANYKWEFNLVNDNQVNAWCMPGGKVVVYSGLLPVTQNETALACVMGHEIAHAIARHGNERMSQGLVAQGIQVAGAVALNKNPQAQNVFMQAFNVGGPLGLMAYGRQNELEADHLGLIFMAMAGYNPQEAVPFWTRMAKAGGGQKPPELLSTHPSDDRRIAQLQKLMPEAMKYYRTK from the coding sequence ATGAAAAAAGTCGCATTGTTTTTATTTGCCGGGGCAGGCCTGATCTATGCCTGTACGCGTGTACCCATCACCGGTAGAAGCCAGTTAAACCTCATTCCTGAGAGCACCATGCAATCCATGGCCCTGCAGGAGTACCAGTCTTTCCTTTCCCAGAACAAGGCCGTATCGCCCAGTGTCAGCAAAGATGCTGAAATGGTAAAGCGGGTAGGCGGGCGTATTGCGCAGGCGGTGACCACTTACATGGCCCAGAACAACCTCGGGAACGAAGTGGCCAATTATAAATGGGAGTTCAATCTTGTAAACGACAACCAGGTGAATGCCTGGTGCATGCCGGGTGGTAAAGTGGTGGTGTACTCCGGGCTTTTGCCGGTGACCCAGAACGAAACGGCGCTGGCTTGCGTAATGGGCCACGAGATCGCACATGCGATCGCGCGGCACGGGAATGAAAGGATGAGCCAGGGCCTGGTGGCACAGGGCATCCAGGTAGCCGGAGCCGTGGCGCTGAACAAGAACCCGCAGGCGCAGAATGTTTTCATGCAGGCCTTTAATGTGGGCGGCCCCCTCGGCCTGATGGCCTATGGCCGCCAGAACGAGCTGGAGGCGGATCACCTCGGCCTGATCTTCATGGCGATGGCCGGCTACAACCCGCAGGAAGCCGTTCCTTTCTGGACGCGTATGGCCAAAGCAGGCGGCGGTCAGAAGCCCCCGGAGCTGCTCAGCACCCACCCGAGTGACGATCGCCGTATAGCACAGCTGCAGAAGCTGATGCCGGAGGCCATGAAGTATTATCGCACGAAATAA